The following proteins come from a genomic window of Paucimonas lemoignei:
- the ascD gene encoding CDP-6-deoxy-L-threo-D-glycero-4-hexulose-3-dehydrase reductase AscD: MRVTLQPSGAVLETLPGERILDAAQRLGYECPQSCRNGNCHVCSALLVTGRVKQANDELTHGEIYTCLAEPLEDCEVLWDGVLALGELPVRTFACQLSECTPVGGDVWRVGLRAPAGKPPRYHAGQYLMIHKDSGEKSAFSLASAPHSGRDLEMHVLVREDSAQALIDQLQRNQMAKIELPFGDTHLAELPDAPLVLIAAGTGMAQMHSLIEHCRAKGFAHPVHLYWGARRPDDFYEIKHWEEWKKLPNLFLHKVVSDLCGWEGRCGMLHEAVCEDITDLSAVHVYASGSPAMIYGTLDALVSAGMDASQMRADVFAYAPRP; this comes from the coding sequence ATGCGCGTGACTTTGCAGCCTTCGGGTGCAGTGCTGGAAACGTTGCCCGGCGAGCGAATCCTCGATGCCGCGCAGCGCTTGGGTTACGAGTGCCCGCAAAGCTGTCGCAACGGCAATTGCCACGTGTGCTCGGCGCTGCTGGTGACGGGCCGCGTCAAACAGGCCAATGACGAGCTGACCCATGGCGAAATCTACACCTGCCTGGCAGAGCCCTTGGAAGACTGCGAAGTCCTGTGGGACGGCGTGCTGGCGCTGGGTGAGCTGCCAGTACGAACGTTCGCCTGCCAGCTCAGCGAGTGCACGCCAGTGGGCGGCGATGTCTGGCGTGTCGGCCTGCGTGCGCCAGCGGGCAAACCGCCGCGTTACCACGCGGGCCAGTATTTGATGATCCACAAGGACAGCGGCGAGAAGTCGGCGTTTTCCCTGGCCTCGGCGCCTCACAGCGGCCGCGACCTAGAAATGCACGTGCTGGTGCGCGAAGACAGCGCCCAGGCCTTGATCGATCAACTGCAGCGCAACCAGATGGCGAAAATCGAGCTGCCGTTTGGTGATACCCACCTTGCCGAGCTGCCTGACGCGCCACTGGTGCTGATTGCAGCGGGCACCGGCATGGCGCAAATGCACAGCCTGATCGAGCATTGCCGCGCCAAGGGCTTTGCCCATCCCGTGCACTTGTACTGGGGGGCGCGCCGCCCGGATGACTTCTACGAGATCAAGCACTGGGAAGAGTGGAAAAAACTGCCCAACCTGTTCCTGCACAAAGTCGTCAGCGACCTCTGTGGCTGGGAAGGCCGCTGCGGCATGCTGCATGAGGCGGTGTGTGAAGACATCACCGACCTGTCAGCCGTGCACGTTTACGCCAGCGGCTCGCCCGCGATGATCTACGGCACGCTGGACGCCCTGGTCAGCGCCGGAATGGACGCCAGCCAGATGCGCGCCGATGTGTTTGCCTATGCGCCGCGGCCCTGA
- a CDS encoding sn-glycerol-3-phosphate transporter → MTVGRILKAVVFAVLSLVVSGAAATEDSNESGSGYWLVQTSVYTRHFSPDPEHTNRQDMLGLERNEASGLVYGGATFRNSFGQRSFYGYAGKRFDSSTHPVYLKVTGGLLKGYKGEYRDKIPLNRYGIAPVIIPAVGVNLGPVNAEAILLGASAVMLTVGIRF, encoded by the coding sequence ATGACGGTCGGCAGAATTCTGAAAGCGGTAGTGTTTGCAGTGCTGTCTCTGGTGGTATCAGGGGCAGCGGCAACGGAGGACTCCAACGAGAGTGGCTCTGGTTACTGGCTCGTGCAGACCAGCGTTTATACGCGGCATTTTTCGCCTGATCCGGAGCACACCAATCGTCAGGACATGCTGGGCCTTGAACGCAATGAAGCATCCGGACTGGTTTACGGCGGGGCGACGTTCCGTAACTCGTTTGGTCAACGTTCGTTTTATGGTTACGCGGGCAAGCGCTTCGACAGCAGCACTCATCCTGTCTACCTCAAGGTCACAGGCGGGCTATTGAAGGGCTACAAGGGTGAGTATCGTGACAAGATTCCGCTGAACCGCTACGGCATTGCGCCGGTGATCATCCCGGCCGTTGGCGTAAACCTCGGGCCGGTCAATGCAGAGGCCATCCTGTTGGGAGCCTCTGCAGTGATGCTTACTGTGGGTATTCGCTTTTAA
- a CDS encoding ChaC-like protein, with protein sequence MGNQINSLSAAVHDGLGLAYPPVIDLGPQLTREQLIHSMNATMQRHEGGPVWLFAYGSLIWRPECTAVERQRGRIHGYHRGLYLWSHEHRGTPELPGLVFGLDRGGSCSGFAYRLPEENLEESLLALWQREMPFPSYRPHWLSCRLADGRRVQALGFVLERHLPSYAGNLPDNVLSQVLASASGRYGTTRDYVEQTANALRSHAMPDLNLEARLRRCAADCQVL encoded by the coding sequence ATGGGGAATCAAATCAATAGTTTGTCAGCGGCCGTGCATGACGGCCTGGGGCTGGCTTATCCGCCAGTCATCGATCTGGGGCCGCAACTGACCCGCGAGCAACTGATCCACTCAATGAACGCAACCATGCAGCGCCACGAAGGCGGCCCGGTCTGGTTGTTCGCCTACGGGTCATTAATCTGGCGCCCCGAGTGCACCGCCGTCGAGCGTCAACGCGGGCGGATTCACGGCTACCATCGCGGGCTTTATTTGTGGTCCCACGAACACCGAGGCACGCCGGAACTGCCGGGCCTGGTATTCGGCCTGGATCGCGGTGGGTCTTGCAGTGGGTTTGCCTATCGCTTGCCGGAAGAAAACCTTGAAGAGTCGTTGCTGGCGCTATGGCAACGGGAAATGCCCTTCCCTTCCTATCGCCCACACTGGCTGAGCTGCCGCCTTGCAGATGGTCGACGCGTTCAGGCATTGGGGTTTGTGTTGGAGCGGCATCTGCCCAGCTATGCGGGCAACCTGCCGGATAACGTGCTCAGCCAGGTGCTAGCCAGCGCCAGCGGCCGCTACGGCACCACTCGCGATTATGTCGAACAGACCGCCAACGCCCTGCGCAGCCACGCCATGCCGGATTTGAATCTGGAGGCGCGTTTACGGCGCTGCGCGGCGGATTGCCAGGTTCTGTGA
- the glpT gene encoding protein GlpT, with translation MFAFFRPAAHQAPLPEEKIDSTYRRLRWQIFAGIFIGYAGYYLLRKNFSLAMPYLIDEGYTRGQLGVAMSAIAIAYGLSKFLMGIVSDRSNPRYFLPFGLLVSAAVMFVFGFAPWATSSVTIMFVLLFINGWAQGMGWPPSGRTMVHWWSQKERGGVVSVWNVAHNVGGGLIGPLFLLGLGWTNDWHAAFYVPAAVALLVALFAFATMRDTPQSVGLPPIEHYKNDYPEGYDASHEEEFSAKEIFVKYVLRNKMLWYIALANVFVYLLRYGVLDWAPTYLKEAKGFSVDKTSWAYFLYEWAGIPGTLLCGWMSDKIFKGNRGLTGVVFMVLVTIATLVYWLNPAGNPTVDMIALVSIGFLIYGPVMLIGLQALELVPKKAAGTAAGFTGLFGYLGGSVAASAAMGYTVDHFGWDGGFVLLIGACVLSIVFLLPTLWHKQIASASR, from the coding sequence ATGTTCGCCTTCTTCCGCCCCGCTGCACATCAGGCACCCCTGCCTGAAGAGAAAATCGACAGCACCTATCGACGTCTTCGCTGGCAGATCTTCGCAGGCATCTTCATCGGTTACGCGGGTTACTACCTGCTCCGTAAAAACTTTTCACTGGCCATGCCTTATCTGATCGATGAGGGTTACACCCGTGGGCAGCTGGGCGTTGCGATGTCGGCCATCGCCATTGCTTACGGCTTGTCCAAGTTCCTGATGGGCATTGTGTCTGACCGCTCCAATCCACGTTACTTCCTGCCCTTTGGCTTGCTGGTTTCAGCGGCCGTGATGTTCGTGTTCGGTTTCGCGCCTTGGGCGACGTCCAGCGTGACCATCATGTTTGTTCTGCTGTTTATCAACGGCTGGGCGCAAGGCATGGGCTGGCCGCCGAGCGGGCGAACCATGGTGCACTGGTGGTCGCAGAAAGAACGCGGCGGCGTGGTGTCGGTCTGGAACGTGGCGCACAACGTAGGCGGCGGTCTGATCGGCCCGCTGTTCCTGCTGGGCCTGGGCTGGACCAACGACTGGCATGCCGCGTTCTACGTACCGGCAGCAGTGGCTTTGCTGGTGGCGTTGTTTGCCTTCGCAACCATGCGCGACACCCCGCAATCGGTCGGCTTGCCGCCCATCGAGCACTACAAGAACGATTACCCGGAAGGCTACGATGCCAGCCATGAAGAAGAATTCAGTGCCAAGGAAATCTTCGTCAAATACGTGCTGCGCAACAAAATGCTCTGGTACATCGCGCTGGCCAACGTGTTCGTTTATCTGCTGCGCTACGGCGTGCTGGACTGGGCGCCGACTTACCTGAAAGAAGCCAAGGGTTTCTCGGTCGACAAAACCTCATGGGCCTACTTCCTTTACGAGTGGGCAGGTATACCGGGCACCCTGTTGTGCGGCTGGATGTCGGACAAAATCTTCAAGGGCAACCGTGGCCTGACCGGCGTGGTGTTCATGGTCCTGGTGACCATCGCGACCCTGGTTTACTGGCTCAACCCGGCGGGCAACCCGACCGTCGACATGATCGCGCTGGTGTCCATCGGCTTCCTGATCTACGGCCCGGTGATGCTGATCGGCCTGCAGGCGCTGGAGCTTGTACCGAAAAAAGCGGCGGGAACCGCTGCTGGTTTCACCGGCCTGTTCGGTTACCTGGGTGGCTCGGTGGCGGCAAGCGCCGCGATGGGCTACACCGTTGACCACTTCGGCTGGGACGGTGGTTTCGTGCTGCTGATCGGCGCTTGCGTGCTGTCTATCGTCTTCCTGCTGCCGACGTTGTGGCACAAGCAGATAGCGAGTGCGTCGCGTTAA